A single region of the Bifidobacterium asteroides DSM 20089 genome encodes:
- a CDS encoding 3-hydroxyacyl-CoA dehydrogenase family protein, whose translation MKVDDIKVIGNIGAGTMGHATALQFAMQGYPVRLVDSSHQALDRGRGLIEHDLDTFIGAGLISQDQRESVLDRIQEDTDYGILADADFVIESVLEDMNVKHQVWQQVETIVGEQTILATNTSGLGPTEIASVLQHPQRFLVAHFWNPAQLMPLVEVVPAADTDQGVVDTTVELMNRIGKHAVALSTESLGFVGNRIQAAVIRECLNIVKRGIATPQAVDEIVTYSLGRRWSILGPIASADLGGLDVFDNISKYLYDDLDNRPGEDPILKTKVQAGQLGAKSGQGFYSWQGAESQAMIADRDQRLLEALVADRKKEKDR comes from the coding sequence ATGAAGGTCGACGACATCAAGGTAATCGGCAATATCGGAGCGGGGACCATGGGGCATGCCACGGCGCTCCAGTTCGCCATGCAGGGGTATCCGGTCCGGCTGGTGGACTCCAGCCACCAGGCACTGGACCGGGGGAGGGGATTGATCGAGCATGATCTGGATACCTTCATCGGTGCTGGGTTGATTTCCCAGGATCAGAGGGAGAGCGTGCTGGATCGGATTCAGGAGGACACTGATTACGGCATTCTGGCTGATGCCGACTTTGTCATCGAATCCGTCTTGGAAGACATGAATGTCAAGCACCAGGTTTGGCAACAGGTGGAGACCATAGTTGGAGAGCAGACCATTCTGGCCACTAACACCTCGGGACTGGGGCCCACTGAGATCGCCTCGGTGCTGCAGCATCCTCAGCGGTTCCTGGTGGCCCACTTCTGGAATCCCGCCCAGCTCATGCCCCTGGTCGAGGTGGTGCCTGCTGCGGACACCGACCAGGGCGTGGTGGATACCACGGTTGAACTCATGAACCGCATCGGCAAGCATGCCGTGGCGCTATCTACAGAATCACTCGGATTCGTGGGCAACCGCATCCAGGCGGCGGTTATTCGGGAGTGCCTGAATATCGTGAAACGGGGAATCGCCACACCGCAGGCCGTCGATGAGATCGTCACCTACAGCCTGGGTCGACGGTGGAGCATCCTTGGACCCATCGCCAGCGCTGATTTGGGAGGATTGGATGTCTTCGACAATATCTCCAAGTACCTCTACGACGATTTGGACAACCGTCCTGGCGAGGACCCGATCTTGAAGACCAAGGTTCAAGCAGGGCAGCTAGGCGCCAAGAGCGGTCAGGGGTTCTATTCCTGGCAGGGGGCCGAGAGCCAAGCCATGATCGCCGACCGCGACCAGCGGCTGCTGGAGGCGCTGGTCGCGGACCGCAAAAAGGAGAAAGACCGCTGA